Proteins encoded within one genomic window of Verrucomicrobiota bacterium:
- the dnaG gene encoding DNA primase, with protein MAIVPQEIIQRILDANDIVDVIGSYVPLKRAGVNFKALSPFKKEKTPSFIVSPQKQIFKCFASGNGGGVIRFVQMYEGVSFGEALKILAGRAGIEIPRQFSPNEGAAKEEDTFKDILYEIHEKLSEFYGRNLFKDASAQIARDYLKNRGVSQETAKLFCIGYSPDSWDASKRFLMDKGYPLSLIYQAGLLRFRGAAENAKPTDNPDDYYDTFRGRLMFTISNSAGKAIAFSARDLKGETEMGKYINSPESPLFKKSRELYGLHLTKRPLLDEKKAIICEGQLDLIAIYQAGFQNVVASQGTAFTELHGQILKRYVDEVILCFDSDSAGVDATIRSVDYLIESDLNVRVASIPKPDDPDSLIRTKGPEQFAQVITQARDFFDFHYDVLATRHDARSPGGKKSICDAMLPKAMLLPNPIARAAVLQKVAARLGVPEASLLEQSKKMRPRNMLRQKADGENQRQELIPATTDLPMASSNRQMLHLLIHYPDLGPEFFKKVRYEWIPYDAAGILLQHIWEDIEHESFETVEKSFPEAMRQGKIHDLVMDLSIKEVIPARYAGGIGDSGLLEEVPEVGRLLSETAIDYEKGYIQGLLKERQGLLAQGNISLEKQLQIQKEVIDLQRRLKDITRPS; from the coding sequence ATGGCCATCGTTCCCCAAGAAATTATCCAGAGGATTCTGGACGCAAATGACATTGTCGATGTCATCGGCTCCTACGTGCCTTTGAAACGGGCCGGGGTGAATTTTAAGGCGTTGAGCCCCTTTAAAAAGGAGAAAACCCCCTCGTTTATTGTCTCCCCTCAGAAACAGATATTTAAGTGTTTCGCCAGTGGTAATGGGGGTGGCGTGATCCGATTTGTCCAGATGTATGAAGGGGTGAGTTTCGGGGAAGCCTTAAAGATCCTCGCGGGCCGGGCGGGTATCGAGATTCCCCGCCAATTTTCCCCAAACGAAGGGGCGGCTAAGGAAGAGGATACTTTTAAGGATATCCTCTACGAGATCCACGAGAAACTCTCAGAGTTCTACGGACGTAATCTCTTTAAGGATGCCTCCGCGCAAATTGCCCGGGATTACCTGAAAAACCGGGGGGTCAGCCAAGAAACGGCCAAGCTTTTTTGCATCGGGTATTCGCCCGATAGTTGGGATGCGAGTAAACGGTTCCTCATGGACAAAGGGTATCCGTTGAGTTTGATTTATCAGGCCGGGCTCTTGCGTTTCCGGGGGGCTGCGGAAAATGCGAAACCCACGGATAATCCCGATGATTATTATGATACTTTCCGGGGACGACTGATGTTCACGATCAGTAATAGCGCGGGTAAAGCCATCGCATTCAGTGCCCGTGACCTTAAGGGCGAGACGGAGATGGGAAAATATATTAATTCGCCCGAGTCACCCCTTTTTAAGAAGAGCCGCGAGCTTTACGGTCTGCACTTGACCAAGCGGCCCTTGTTGGACGAGAAGAAGGCCATTATTTGCGAGGGCCAGCTCGACTTGATCGCCATTTACCAGGCGGGTTTCCAAAATGTGGTGGCTTCGCAAGGAACCGCTTTTACCGAGCTGCACGGACAGATACTAAAGCGTTATGTGGATGAAGTGATCCTGTGTTTCGACTCAGACTCGGCGGGGGTGGACGCGACGATCCGTTCCGTCGATTATTTGATCGAAAGCGATTTGAATGTCCGGGTCGCCTCGATTCCGAAGCCTGACGATCCCGATAGCTTGATCCGGACAAAAGGGCCCGAACAATTTGCGCAGGTCATCACCCAAGCCCGGGATTTTTTCGATTTCCATTATGATGTGCTAGCGACCCGTCATGATGCGCGTTCCCCCGGCGGCAAAAAATCCATTTGTGATGCGATGCTGCCAAAGGCCATGCTTTTGCCAAACCCCATCGCCCGGGCCGCTGTCCTCCAGAAAGTCGCCGCCAGACTCGGGGTGCCCGAGGCCTCGCTCCTTGAGCAATCAAAAAAAATGCGTCCGCGCAATATGCTGCGGCAAAAGGCGGATGGGGAAAATCAAAGGCAAGAGCTGATTCCAGCCACCACCGACCTCCCGATGGCCAGTTCAAACCGCCAAATGCTCCATCTTTTGATCCATTATCCGGATTTGGGCCCTGAATTTTTCAAAAAAGTTCGTTATGAATGGATTCCTTACGATGCTGCGGGGATTCTTTTGCAGCATATTTGGGAGGATATCGAACATGAATCCTTTGAAACGGTGGAAAAATCATTCCCGGAAGCAATGAGGCAAGGAAAAATTCATGATTTAGTCATGGATTTATCGATCAAGGAAGTAATTCCGGCCCGGTATGCAGGTGGGATCGGGGACTCCGGACTCTTGGAGGAAGTGCCTGAAGTCGGGCGGCTGCTGAGTGAAACGGCGATTGATTATGAAAAAGGGTACATCCAAGGCTTACTCAAGGAGCGCCAAGGGCTCTTGGCGCAGGGGAATATATCCTTGGAAAAACAATTGCAAATCCAGAAAGAAGTTATTGACTTACAACGCAGACTTAAGGATATTACACGCCCTTCATGA